Genomic segment of Melospiza georgiana isolate bMelGeo1 chromosome 12, bMelGeo1.pri, whole genome shotgun sequence:
TGCTGAAGCTCTGAGCATGGGATGGAGCTCCAAGGCACTGATGGAGTTCTGGGGATGTGATGGAGTTCTAAGTACgtgatggagctctgagcatgTGATGGAGCTCCAAGGTGCTGATGGAGTTCTGGGACGgtgatggagctctgagcatgGGATGGAGCTCCAGGGATGTGCTGAAGCTCTGAGCATGTGATGGAGCTGTGGGCGCAGCCATGGGGCTCCCCCAGGCTCCTGCATGCCCGTGTCCATGAGGACTGTGCCAGCCGGTGTGCAGGGCTGTCCCGCGGGGCAGTGGCAGCGCTGGGCAGGGTCAGGGGCAGTGCCCACGGTCAGCACTCCTCGTCAGCCATGTCCAGgatgctgctcagcagcacggTGAAGGTGGGGCGCTCCTCAGGCTTCTGTGGGGCAAAAGGGGGGCCTAGCTGGAACACGAGTCTGCCTCAGCCATGGCCTGGGGATGCTGTCACCCCACCAGGGTGGCTGGAGGCGTCAACAGGGGTGGAAGGCACTCACCTCGTGCCAGCAGCTGTACATGATGGCACAGACCCACTCACCTCGTGCCAGCAGCTGTACATGATGGCACAGACCCACTCACCTCGTGCCAGCAGCTGTACATGATGGCACAGACCCACTCACCTCGTGCCAGCAGCTGTACATGATGGCGTAGACCCGCTCCGAGGCCGCCTGCGGCCGGTACAGGCGCAGGCCTTGGATGACGTGCTCGGTTGTCTCGCTGTTGTTAAACCTCTCGTAAGGCATCTTTCCCAGCGAGTAAACTTCCCACATCAGGACGCCTGTTGGGGGGAACAGCACGGAGAGCTCATGGCATTGGAGCACCTGTGCCTGCACCTGGTTTGCAGAGGAGTTCCCAACCCCCAAACCAGCAATGCTGTGCCCTTACCAAAGGACCAGACGTCAGACTTGCTGCTGAACTTGCTGTACAGCAGCACTTCAGGAGGAGACCACCGCACTGGGAACTTGGACCCCATGGAGCTCGTGTACTCATCATCCAGCACAtacctgcagcaggaaaatggaTCAGGGTGCCTCAGCTGGATTTCAcatttccctccttcccacaaGCTCAAAAGGAATGGGCAGCTCAGGATGACCAGAGTCTGCAGCTCTGCACGGGTTTCAGCAGTAAGTGCGTGTTAGCCAGGATTGCAGAAGAGATTTGCTGACATGGAAGCACAGCAAAAAGGGGATGTGGAGAGAAAGCTGCAACCAGGAGATTTGAGGGTGGGAAAGAAGAtacagagagagaggggggaaagggCCAGGGAAAGTAAGAAAGGGATGGTGGAAAGTGGAGAGGCAGAAGGTTGAGCCAAGCAGATGGAATGGGAAGACAATAGTAAAGCGGAGCTGGAGGGTGGTGGGGACAAAGACTAAAGTGTAGAATTGATGGAAGGAGGAGATGGAGTACTGAGACAGGAAAGCAACACAGACACATCTACCAGACCTGGAAAGACCAAAATCCGACACTTTCACAATTCCTTGGTCATTCACCAGACAGTTTCGAGCAGCCTGTGAATGCAGAGGTGGAGGCAGTTACTTCTACCTGCTCTTGTCTCTCCTATCCCCCTGTAGCAGGTGAACTTCATCTTATCCCCACCTACCAAATATTTCCCCACACTTTTTCCTGCAAGTTTACCTGGACTGGGGTAAGCTAGAAAGCCCTCAGCAGAGAGCAACTGAGGCCTCCAAGCATCCTTATTTATCAATGTAGGGGCAATTTCCCCAGTGGGATTTTGCCTGAACAAAGCAGCCAGAGCCCTACCAGGTCTCTGTGCAGGAACTGCTTGGATTCCAGGTACTCCATAGCTTCACAGACATCCTTGCACATCTCCAGCAGCTGGGCGGGCTGGAAGCGCTGCCGTGTTTCCCTCAGGAAGTTCAGGAGGCAGCCATTGGCCATGTACTCGGTGATGATGAAGATGGGACGTTGCTTAGTGCAGACCCCGTAGAGCTGCACCAGCTTCTCGTGAGACAGGTTCCTGTGTTAGGGACAAAGGCAATTCTGAGCATCTAGAAAGCCAGGGAGCAAAGGAAGTGAATAAAGAGAGTTTGGAAAGGGAAGGTGTTTCTGGCTCAGCTGATAGTGGAAAACCTCACGAAGGAATCAGCACAAAATCAGTGGGATCTTGGATGCATTTTGCAGAGTATGGGACTGCCCAAGACTGTCCCTCCACACCTCCCAGGAGTGCAGCCATTCTGGCAAGGAGcatccagcactgccctgcgTGGTGCTCACCACTTACATCATGACTTTGGCTTCATCAATGAACTCATCCTCTGACATGGAGCCCTCCCTGATCATCTTGATGGCAACGTTGTACTGGCCTCTCCATTTCCCATATTTCACCACTCCAAACTGCCCCGTCCCCAGTTCCTTCAGGAAGGTCAGATCCTTGGGGTCAATCTCCCACGAGCCTAGGACAAGAGAGTGAGGGTAATGTGGGTACAGGTGACCTCCCTGCACGGTGCTGCCAGTCAGCCAATCTAGCAAGCCCAAGAAAAGCTCACAGGTATTTGCTGCCTGAAAAATCATCCACAAAATCCACAACATCTGAGACCTGTAACTCCAGGGGATGGGTTCAAGGAAGCTTGTGGAGTCTTTTGGTCAATACTGTCACCAGAGGGCAGTTGGGAAGTGGTTCCTGGGAAGGCTATGAGCTGTGGGACAGTCAGGATCCCAGCCTGGgaaggctgctgccagcagaaacAAACCCTTTAACCAGGGAACTGTGAGGTAGCCCAGGCTGGCTTACCATAGCCAAGGCCAGCTGTGGAAGGAGCATTTTTCTTGTGCTGAGACACGGGGTACTTCAGTCTGGATATGAGCcctgaaacacagcagcagagaatgCCACATTCCAGCAGGGAACACAactcctgcctttggcacaggAAGGTGGGGATACCATGGTGCCAGAGCAAACACTGCTGGCTTCACTGTGTCTCCAGAGCACTGACCTGCAGAGTTGTGCTGGTGGTAGGTGATGAGCTCTGGGATGCTGTTGAAGAGGTGTTTCTCTGCCAGGTAATACTGATTCTGGGGGGTGCAGCAGACAACGTAGTGGCGGATTGTGCCTTGGGGGTCTCTGGAGAGAGAGAACATGAGGTCAGTGCCATggggaggagaggcagagggTGAGGGGTATCTGGAGGGGCCCTCTGAGGGAGGAACAAGCTGTTTTCAGAGGCACTTACGCAGAGGACTTGGCATAGACGGAGACAGTGTATTTCCCTGTCTTGCTGGTGGAATCTCGGACAATGAAGCCTCCTTCCTTACCCTAAAACAGAAAGGGCAAAGGGCACTGGGTGTTTGTGGGGACTGTGTGTGACTGTAACAGGCAAAACTTGAAGTGAGTGAAGATCACAGCATGACTGGAGAGGATGCAGGGAGTCAGAGGAATCCTATTTCCAATTCCTGCATGGGAGGCAATCTCCTGAAGTGGCTGCCTGGAGGAGCTCACACTGGGATAGGGAAGGTTCCTGGGGCTGTTGGGGCAACACTCCTCTCCCAGAAAAGCCAGGGTTGGTCCCATGCTGGACACAATGTGAGAACAGCCCATGGAGGGCTGGTGTAGGACAGACCCAGCCTCAGGAGGCAGCACTTACCTCCTGTTTCAGCAGTTGCTCTGCTTGGCTCCGAGTGATATTCTTTGAGTACCACCTGGAACAGGGACACAGCCATCAGAGAGatctccacagccacctcttccccagccaggacaggcagtgcagagagcagggcagggatggctgccaggggctggaggCTGTCAGGGGATGTGGAAGAGGGAGAAtgacccagccaggctgggctcacgAGCTGTGGAGGGGAACAACCAAATGGAAAATGTCTCCAACCACGTGCAACTCGCCAGGTGCCTGTGCCCTCTCTTACTCAAAGATCTCCAGGGAATTTCTGGTTTCAGTGACGTAGTTGCTGGGGATGTAtccttccctcctgcagagaaaagggctggtcACACTCTGATGGAAGAGGCCAAGGGGAAAGGATATTCCTGTCTCAGGAGGCTGATAGAAATGGGCTCAAAAACTTTGGTGCAAACCCATCTGGGAAGAACTGACACCACAGCTGGTTTCagcctcctccccctcctccccagggcagcccacaGGTGGGCAGGCAGCCTCTCCTCACCCATGGGATGCCCAAGGGGTGTGTTTGCCCACCAGTGCCTGAGCACCACGGCCATGGGCAGTGGGAGCTCTCACCCGTTCTTGTCAAGGGCTTTCCACCAGGGCAGGTGGCTCTCCTCCAGGATGAAGTACTCCTCGCccttgtgcagctgcaggtCCTGGGCGTTCATTGGCTCGTAGTTGTAGAGGGCCACCACCTTCTTCCTCtcccctgctgtgctgggggctggctCGGGAGGCAGAGGCTTCATCACCATCttcccacagggacagggagagcatGGGACACAGTCAGGCTGGCATACACACCACGTGAGACCCTTCCCAGGCCTGGGAGAGCAGTGGTCTCAGGCAAGGTGAGTGCAGTGTTTGTCTCAGCTCCCATGTGTATCTCTACCAGAACACTCATTTCCTCTCTCTGGACtttttatcaaaatattttccccatCTCCACAGAAAGGTGTTTTTACCTTTTGGCTTGACCTGTGACTCCTCTAGCCTACATCAGGGATTTAATCTCTCTGGGAAACCTTAGGGTTGAGATCAACTGACTTCCCTAAAGGCCTTTGGGCTCCATCCCCTGTTTCAAGCTCCTTCTCCCTTAGGTCACCATCTTGACCTCCCTCCCCAGAACAGAGTCCTGCCTGTATGTCTCTGAGCAGTCCTTGAACATTTTGGCTTTTGCCAGGGAGATCTTTTCTCCAGCACTGTGTGTGGAGCAAACCCTGGCATTGGCCTTTACCTGGTCCTCCTCAGGAGTTGGGGGAAGGGGCTTCTTTGTCTTGCGATGCGACCGCCCGACTTTTAAACCTTCGGAACAGAGGAGGGGCCATGGTGAGAAAAGacccctggctctgtgtgcagtgctccccagggcagggggatgaGGCAGTGGGAGGGTGCCTGGTGTCTTACTGCCATTCCTGCTCTCCAGAATCTGGCAGCCCATGGCGTTCTTGGCtgtctgggagcagcacaggtaCTGCCCATCGATCCAGAAGCAGGGGTGGTACTTCTGCACCAGGTCGCTGTTGTACCGAATCACTGTGGCAGAGGAGGGAAGATGTgtgagagccagggctgtgtccccagcctcctGCAAGAGCTCTCTGCTCCCTCAGTGCAAGTGGTCAGCTGCATTAAATCATTtcctctcagctgtgctgcagtcCCCTGAGCCCTGATGTTCAGGTTTTCCCCAGCTTACCACTCTTGTTTCAGTGCTGAGGCTGTGCAatccctgtgccacagggaagggcCAGGCTTGGATGTTAGATCCAAGCTtttgagcagctctgcaaaagGGCTTGGAGCCAGTCACAGAAGGACCTGGCCCTTCTGCCAGCCAAAATATCCAATAacccccaggctgctctggcccACGGTTCACAGCTCTTTTGAgcccttttttccccagaagtgGGGTAGGaggccagagctgtgcctggcttttccatgggaagaggagggcactgccaccaccctgTGCCTGCTCAGAGACTTCCCTGGCAGGGAGAATATTCCCTTGCCAGGCAGGCTGACCAGCTTCCTCACACTTCTCCCCAGGTTAGAGGGACAACTGGATGTGCCTAAACACTGCCAacagcctggggctggcccagcagctgcacaggctgcagagagcCCGTTCTCTGGTGGAGTAAGAGGAGGACATCCTGTCAGCAAAAAGGCagcattttctctcctttccctgtgGATTCTACACTGGCTTGAGCTGGCAGAGCAACCCTCCTCCCTCAGCAGGGAAGTGGGGAGAGgactggctgctctgctggggctcctgtGAGATAACCGACTTCCCCGTTATCAGCCTGCCCCTCTTCCGCCCCGCTCGAGCCAACTTCCCCGTGTCAGCTCAAGCAGctgatcccaccctgccagcacaaagccacagaaacacacacacacatgtgccaggaggcacacacaggcagctccagcagattTTGGGTGGTTGGAGCCCCTTggcacagtgctgctggaaCACACGTGAGGAGGGAGCACCCACCCAGCTGAGCATTAGCTCAGCATCGCTGAGGAAGTCTTGAGGTGGTTTGGGGATGATActccctggctcccagcaggcTTGTGGTCCATGTTTCCTAAAGCACTGGGCACCCAACCCTCACATGTCAAGGCAGCACAGCTCTATGGCCACATCTGCTATTTCCTCTTGCCCTCAATGATGTCTGAGCCTGcttgagctgctctggagcaggtTTGTGAGAAGGCAAGGAGCCTCAGccgtgctgctgcagagggtgaCAGCATtcacctgccccaggcaggaTCAGCTTGCTCTTCCTTCCTCAGCCATGGGACAGGTACCCATgagccaggcagccctgggaggcTGCACTGAGGgtcaggcacaggcacagctgtgccctgctggttccccagggagctgcagagcccccgCACTCACCGCTCTTCAGCTGATGGATCCAGCGCTTGCGCAGCTCCTCCGTCGGGGAGAAGATGTACAGGGGCCCCTCGTCATAGACCACCTGCAGGAACATTCAGCTCAGCGCCGCGGGCAGGGCTCTCAGGCAGGCACGGGCGGAGCCGAGCCCTGTGGCCACCCCGAGGCAGCCCCGCCGGTGTCTGCTGGCCCCGCTCGGTGCTCGCGGGACCGTGACAAAGAGGTTAAAAATAAGCCCCCTCCCCCGAGACTTTCCACTTCCTTCTCTGACTTTCGGTGTGCCTgggtgccagcagggcaggcagctgggctgggggctgagtGTGCAGCCAGCATCCCTCCAGCATCAGCCAGGGGACTGAAAGGGGCAGGACAGAGCCCAGAAGCAGGTTTCCATCTTAAACAGAGCTGGCTCAGGGCTCAGATAGGCTCACCTGGCTGTCCCAGCAGTGTGGACAGCAGCAGAGTGTCTCCAAGCAGCTGAGTGACACCTGGCACCAGGACAGTGATGCCATGTTTGACCCCAGGCCCCTGTGGGGTCCTTCCCTCAGGACCTGCCCCAGGCAGAGTGGACCAGCAAAGAGGGTGCAGTGAAAACTCACCTGGAAGGGGTAGGGGAACCGTTCGATGATTGAGATCTGCTCCATGTTGTTGTAATCCTCCCCTTTCCTCTGGAAGAGAGATGCAAAGATGGATGCTGGCATCCTTTTACTCAGCTGCTGGCATCTCCTCTGAAGCAGGCCCACAGCTTTTGGCATCCCCTTGTTCTGCATCAAGCTATACCCCTGGTATGGTGTGGACAGAGCCCCCCATGCCAAGCAGGGCTGTCCCCCACTGCCAGCACCCCAGGGACCCTCCTCACCGGGACCTGTCGCTCAGGGGGAGGGTTGTTTTCAGGTGCCACTGTCTCCACACAGGTGATCTTCTCAATGTCCACAGAGCCCTTCTTGCTGCCCCGGCGCTGCAAGAGACAGTCTTGGTTTAAACAGCCACCAAGTGGAGACCTGGAGAGACTCAAaccagcccctctccctgtccAACCACCCCCTGGGCTACGTGCTGGCAAGGGACAGCTGTGAGCCCTGGACactggcccagcccctgtggcTGCAGACTCACCCCCCGCTCAAAGTCATACTCGTAGTAGGACAGCTTGCTCTCTGTCAGCAGGAACAGGCGCTTCTTGAAGTtgaggggagatgttttcttcttctgctgcGAGCGCTTCAGGAAGATGCTCTCCAGGATGACACTGGCCATGTCAACCCCTGGTGTCCCCCGTGCTGTGCtcacaggctggctgtgggtAAGACAACGCTGACACGGTGTTTGCTCAGCCCAAAACCTGCTGGAGCTCACTCAGTGCACTCTGCCCCTCGCCCCAAGGGCAGACAGGGGGTGCTGGGACCCCCACAGCGGGGGGAAGCAGCCACAGAGGGGTGAGGGCAGGTCAGTGTGGGTTGTTGGTGATGTGACGTCTCCCACACCAACCTGCAGACCAAGCCACCACCCGGatggctccttctcctgctgaagAGGCCCCCACGATATGCAAGATGGACAGAGAGCTGGAGACGGAGACAAACGGGGGAAGCTCGGAGGCCCGGGGAGGAGCGGGGCGGCTGTGACACCCCGCGGGAGCTCCTCCCCTCGGGCTCTGTGCATGTGAGCCTGTGTGGGCCCGTTTCCTCCTGCCCCACCGCAGCCTCTCCGTGCTGGGGATGTGCTGACTTGGCAGCGTGCAAGGGCTGGTCACGGGAGACCAGTCCCTAAAAAGCTGTGGGTAGGGCCTGGCCCTGAAAAGCCACAGTGCTGCCAAGAGCACGGAGTAGCCCCAAAGTCATCCTTCCCCTGTGTGTCCACAGAACCTGCAGgagtgcagggatggagctcaactccccttcctcccctctgaGCAGCACTTGTCAGTGGCCAGGCTTGAAGGGCTGCCTCCAGCCAGCAGGCAGAGGGGTTAAATCCTCCCCCAGCCATCAGCAAAGCTCCCCTGAGcctctccagggaagggcagtgcAGGAACGGGCTCATGAGAGCCCTGCGTcccactgctgcccagcctTTAGGGACTGGAAATTTCCCTGGCCCATTTCCATGCTGTACTCAGAACTGTGACCCCCAGGTGggcccagcacccccagagccacgtggctggagctgtgggctGTGACCAGCACCTGACTGCAGTCTGAGAGCTGATGGGTGAGCtgtgtgcagcccctgctgagctgggagcccctggagcccagctcctggctcctgcctgaCCACCTACAGTCCCTGCTTCCCCTTCACCCTCACCTTgttcccctttttcctcctaTAAGCACAGCTTTGGAAAGTAACCTGGGAGAAGCTGTTTTtctcccctgctccccacagcccatcTCCTCAGGGGGAGGCTCAGAGGCAGACCAGAAACAGGGGTTCAGCCCCCATTCCCCAGCTGAGTATTCCATCCATTCACCACACACAGGAGATGGGCATTGGCTCACTCACAACACGGTCAGGTGGGGAACAAAGATGCCAGGATGCAATCCCACACACTGTGCCTCCCTCCAGGGCAAGCCCCAGCTTGGGGACAAGGAGCAGAGGTGTCCTCCCATCTGCTGGCAATGCCCAgaccctcccagcacagcccctgctgctgcagtactgaccctgccccacagcacccagagaGGCTGGGGACAAGCAGGATTCCCTCTGCCAggcttccctcttccctccttgTGCCTCTTATGGTTCAGACCTTCTCAGCTTGTTTGGGTGGTCAAAAAAAGCCCAACTTAAAAAATTAGTCATTTTGGAGTCTTTTGGAACAAACAGCAGTGTGCTGACTGAGGCCTCAGGAGGAGGGATCTGGGGTCCCTGCAGGTGGCTGGTGTGGCCCCCCTGACCCCCAGACTGCTGGCAGGGTGGTGGATGAGCAGAGTGACCCTAGAACCACCGTGTAGCCCTGAGCCTCATTTTCCCTCCTTATCAAGTGTGGCTGCTGATCCGGCGTCCCAAGAGCAGGAGGGTCCCactgccctccctggcacagacacagggctgagcacaggggcCCTGGGCTCCATCCCATctcagctgcagtgccagctccctggagctttacctgcagtcacagcagcagggtcatggccagcagtgccaggcaggtgGGACACGTCCTCACTGTGTCCTCTGGATGGAACTGCCAGAGGGGAAAGGACAATGAGTGTCTCAGAGGGCTGTTGTGCCCCATCATGGCACAGCCTCCCTGTCCTCAGCAGGGCCACCAGACCCActgtgtccctgtgggtgccccgcagggctcagccccacagccagcactgctgtgcgGTGACAGCAGTGATGAGTGGGTGTGTGGGAGCATGTCCTGTGTCCCCCCCTCCAGCCAGTGTGACTTCCTGCCATGCTCACACCCCTGCCCAGCGTGCTCTGAGACCACCACCAGCCTGGCACATGCTGCTGGCCTCATGCAACCGCGCACTGTGTCCCACCATGGTCCCAGGGCCACCCCTCCTGCACAGGCAAGCTCTGGTGTGGGGCTGGCATGCCTGGGACAAGAGGGAAGGGTGACAGAGTGACAAACTTCACACCCTCATGTTAACTTCACAGCCCTCATGTTTCAGGTTCAGCGCTGAAGGTGTCAAAAACCATAGGTGGGAAGGACAGAGGGGGAAACCTGCATGGGAGAGACTTGagagcaaaggcagagctgcgccccagcagtgcccactgTGGAAAGCACAGGTGAGCAATGGCAAAAGACACTGGCAGAGCCCCAACCCTGCTCTTGGCAGCCTTGGCAGCCTCACACCACTGCgattccctgctccaggccagcctgcagcccctggcaccccctCTACCTGcctgcaccccacagccccGGCCAGGTGACAGGGTCAGGTGCCACAGGGTTGGAACTGGCCAGGCTGTGGGAccaggcagagccctgccctgcccgctgGGCTCACCCGCCCCGTGTGCGCCGCGCCCAGCACGGCTCCCCTGCCCTCACGGAGCCCAGCAGAGGTCTGAGGCCACCGGCACAGCCACATGGAGCCTCCCGCCACCCCGGCTGCCCCTCAGGCACATCAGCCGGGCCCATCGGTGCCCAGGAGCCCGAGGCAGCGCTGCCCTCCACGGCTCCCGGTCCCTCACTCACCGCCCgtgccgccgccgctccggccCGCCGGGCCCGCCGCGCCCACCCGGCCGCTCGGGGTGCCTGTGGCGGCAGGGACCCGCAGAGACGGCAGGGTGCGCAGGGAGGAAGGACGGGGCCGGCCAACCCCACCCTTTCGGTTCCCCTTTTTTCGTTTTGTGACTCAAAGGCAGCGTTTGTGTTTCCTCCTGCAGACAGCCGGGTCATTGCCGTGGGGGCGCCAGGCCGGGAGCCTGCCCCgggccctgggcagtgctgggtgttgGATGAGTTGGGTGTTGCCCCAAAACGGGTTCTTTCACCCGATGGAGCTGATCCCCACATAGAAACAAGGTATTTTTATTTAGAGTTCTGTGTGGAAAGAGGTTTTGGTGGTAAATTCACAAAGCCAGCAGAGCGACTATCAAAAGCTTTTACTGTTTAAACGTTTTAGCATATGAAAACATTAATCTTCATTGGCTACATTAATCTTCATTAGCTACATTACATCATTCATTAGTATGCTATCTTGTAATGTTAAATGATTCCCTCAAATCCTTTATTAATTAGGCCACATGTTCAGCCTTCATTTGGGTCAGTGGGTTTCTTGGATTGGTGGTCCAGAGTTGGTGCTGTGATCTGGAATCTCTCTTATCCACTCAGCTCTGATTCAGCACAGTTGTTCAGTTAGCTTTGCTAGTTGCATCCTTGTCTTGAGAGTTCTGCCAACTGTTCTTGTGCTCCTAAATTCTGCATTCTTTGTAATGGTAAATCCTTTTTCCCAAGCCTTGTGAACTTCCACCCAGGTCTGAGATCTCTGAAACATGTCAAGCCCTAAACCTTAACAATGAACTCTTGACACACAGTTTGTGTTTCGAACACCTGGATGTCACCTGCACCCGGCGGACCCCACAGTTCCCCACGCTCACAGCCCCGTCCCACACCCGCCCTCCCGCCCATGGCTGCTCTCCTCccgccgccagggggcgccgtGCCCTGCGCGCTCCTCTCTATGGTCCTCATCTCGCATTCACTTCCGCTTCCGGTCAGCTCCTCCTCTCCGGGCCGCCGCCGCCAAAATGGTGAGTgccggggctgggccgggctctATCCGCCGCCATCCGCCCCGCGGCtgcgccgggccgggctcccTCCGCTGCCATGGGTGCGTGCTGGGCGGCCAGGCCGGTGCCGGGGCTTACCCATCCCCGGATGGCAGCGCAGGGCCCGAGGGAAGGGGgagggcgggagcggggcctTGGGAGCGGGATGTGGCGTATGCGCAGCGGCCGTGACCGgcttctctccttctcctccaggtgAACGTGCCGAAAACCCGCCGGACGTACTGCAAGAAGTGCGGGAAGCATCAGCCGCACAAGGTCACGCAGTACAAGAAGGGGAAGGACTCGCTCTACGCGCAGGGTGAGCGCGGGCTCGCTCCGGGCCCAGGGGAGCTGAGTGCGGGCCGGGTGTGGCGTGCCCTGCACGGCTGGTGTACATTGGGAACATTTGTATGGCTGGGGAGGACAGCTTGGCCTAAAGGATGTGCTGTACAATAAAGGGAACTATACAAATgtgagaaagggagaaagacTAAGGACGTGTCAGCCCAAGGCGGCTTCAGATGGTTGTCGTATAGAAATGTTTTAACTAATTAGGGAATGTGCTCTGGGTAAATCTAGCTGGCTGGGAAAGCGCAACTGGAGCCCAGGCTGGCCAGCCCGAGGGAGAGCCCTGCTGTGAGtttaaaatgtgaaagaaaGTGAATCCAGTGGTAGCTCTGGCAGTACTGATGTGGATTAATTATGCGAATATCACCTGAAAAGGactgtataaatattttaaacccTTTGTGTGCTGGCTTTGAGGAATTAACATGAATCACTCTTTGCACAGAACTGTGAACAAATCAAGTGCCTAGACCTTGTGTGTCTGTTGGGTGCACAGAGAGGGGAAGGTTCCACTTTTGGGGACAGCACAAGAGCCGTGGCACTGGTTCtgctgggctgtactgggatttaggcagtgccagctgtgcctggagcatctcctgggTTGTTGCCTGACCAGAGCTGTTTTCCCCACAGGAAAAAGGCGCTATGATCGGAAGCAGAGCGGGTACGGGGGCCAGACAAAGCCCATCTTCCGTAAAAAGGTGAGTGAGTTTGCTCCTCAGGAACAGGAACTTCCCTGGCAGCCCATGCCCAGCTGAGGGAGGTTcctcattctctgctctggctgtgctagggcagtgctgtgctggcactgcaggtgtCCCCTCCTCGTCACAGAATgccttgggttggaagggaccatcgtattccagccccctgccatggcaggaccaccttccactgtcccagcctggccttggacactgccagggatccaggggcagccacagcttctctgggtaacctgtgcAAAGGCCACCCCACCCTTGcaggaaggaatttcttcctactctgtcagtgtgaagccatttcCCACTGCCCTGTCACTCTGTGCTCGTGTAAAATCCTCCATCTCCCTTGTAAGCTCCCATCAAGAGCACAGCTCGtctccttgctgtgctgctcaTGGAGATGCTCCTCATTTGCAGGGTGACTTGGgctgtgtttgcagagcaggTTCTCAGCTTTGGTGCTGCAGGGGAGTGGGATATTTGCAGTGAAAGGAACGTTTCCTTCACTGCTTGCCCCAGGGGAAGGGCTTGCCAAAGGGAAAGGAGCTGTCTGCTTGGTTGGTGTGGTATTTACAGCAGGGAAGCAAACCCCAGTGGGTGGGTTTGTTACTTTGTGTGAATTATTTAGTTGTGCTCATAATGCTGCTTGGCTCCTTGCTGGGAAGCCCTGGTGTCCTGCTGGAGGTGCACAGGAAGCCTTccagcaagaaggaaaaatgaggCAGCGGGTTTCAAGTTGACTTTGTGCCAGGAAGTGGGGAGACCTCACAGAAAATGCTTCTGCAAGCAGGGTACACcaagcagctgcactgctg
This window contains:
- the RPL36A gene encoding large ribosomal subunit protein eL42, translated to MVNVPKTRRTYCKKCGKHQPHKVTQYKKGKDSLYAQGKRRYDRKQSGYGGQTKPIFRKKAKTTKKIVLRLECVEPNCRSKRMLAIKRCKHFELGGDKKRKGQVIQF
- the BTK gene encoding tyrosine-protein kinase BTK isoform X1, giving the protein MASVILESIFLKRSQQKKKTSPLNFKKRLFLLTESKLSYYEYDFERGRRGSKKGSVDIEKITCVETVAPENNPPPERQVPRKGEDYNNMEQISIIERFPYPFQVVYDEGPLYIFSPTEELRKRWIHQLKSVIRYNSDLVQKYHPCFWIDGQYLCCSQTAKNAMGCQILESRNGSLKVGRSHRKTKKPLPPTPEEDQMVMKPLPPEPAPSTAGERKKVVALYNYEPMNAQDLQLHKGEEYFILEESHLPWWKALDKNGREGYIPSNYVTETRNSLEIFEWYSKNITRSQAEQLLKQEGKEGGFIVRDSTSKTGKYTVSVYAKSSADPQGTIRHYVVCCTPQNQYYLAEKHLFNSIPELITYHQHNSAGLISRLKYPVSQHKKNAPSTAGLGYGSWEIDPKDLTFLKELGTGQFGVVKYGKWRGQYNVAIKMIREGSMSEDEFIDEAKVMMNLSHEKLVQLYGVCTKQRPIFIITEYMANGCLLNFLRETRQRFQPAQLLEMCKDVCEAMEYLESKQFLHRDLAARNCLVNDQGIVKVSDFGLSRYVLDDEYTSSMGSKFPVRWSPPEVLLYSKFSSKSDVWSFGVLMWEVYSLGKMPYERFNNSETTEHVIQGLRLYRPQAASERVYAIMYSCWHEKPEERPTFTVLLSSILDMADEEC
- the BTK gene encoding tyrosine-protein kinase BTK isoform X2 — protein: MASVILESIFLKRSQQKKKTSPLNFKKRLFLLTESKLSYYEYDFERGRRGSKKGSVDIEKITCVETVAPENNPPPERQVPRKGEDYNNMEQISIIERFPYPFQVVYDEGPLYIFSPTEELRKRWIHQLKSVIRYNSDLVQKYHPCFWIDGQYLCCSQTAKNAMGCQILESRNGSLKVGRSHRKTKKPLPPTPEEDQMVMKPLPPEPAPSTAGERKKVVALYNYEPMNAQDLQLHKGEEYFILEESHLPWWKALDKNGREGYIPSNYVTETRNSLEIFEWYSKNITRSQAEQLLKQEGKEGGFIVRDSTSKTGKYTVSVYAKSSADPQGTIRHYVVCCTPQNQYYLAARNCLVNDQGIVKVSDFGLSRYVLDDEYTSSMGSKFPVRWSPPEVLLYSKFSSKSDVWSFGVLMWEVYSLGKMPYERFNNSETTEHVIQGLRLYRPQAASERVYAIMYSCWHEKPEERPTFTVLLSSILDMADEEC